From the genome of Papaver somniferum cultivar HN1 chromosome 2, ASM357369v1, whole genome shotgun sequence, one region includes:
- the LOC113352842 gene encoding uncharacterized protein LOC113352842 encodes MDKQVKRKRGTSTSLDDDSQNDLDEINNSFKRLRTSENKSVEDEDQDTGVSTTGGGAEASQHALHGLPGNGSGWVELFVRDITSAYNMDDAKTRASKLLEVLRKSIRFDASMEVAGNSQQENVMLKQQSEKLIRENAALKRAVNIQNERYDGMTQQLRMLQVDNYALAMQLRRATKNNSESGRLYPGDLLSID; translated from the coding sequence ATGGATAAACAAGTAAAACGCAAACGTGGAACAAGTACTAGTTTGGATGATGATTCACAGAACGACTTAGATGAAATTAATAATAGTTTCAAAAGACTACGGACATCTGAAAACAAaagtgttgaagatgaagatcaagATACGGGTGTTAGTACTACTGGAGGTGGTGCTGAAGCTTCTCAACATGCATTGCATGGTCTCCCAGGAAACGGCTCAGGATGGGTAGAGCTGTTTGTGCGTGATATCACGAGTGCATATAACATGGATGATGCAAAGACTCGTGCCTCTAAGCTTCTGGAGGTTTTAAGGAAGTCCATCCGCTTTGATGCTAGTATGGAGGTAGCAGGAAATAGCCAACAGGAGAATGTGATGCTGAAACAACAATCGGAAAAACTAATCCGAGAAAATGCTGCCCTCAAGCGAGCTGTAAATATCCAGAATGAGCGATATGATGGCATGACCCAGCAATTAAGAATGCTTCAGGTCGACAATTATGCACTTGCAATGCAACTGCGACGGGCGACAAAAAACAACTCCGAATCTGGACGTTTATATCCTGGTGATCTTTTAAGCATTGATTAG